From a single Oreochromis niloticus isolate F11D_XX linkage group LG3, O_niloticus_UMD_NMBU, whole genome shotgun sequence genomic region:
- the LOC112846058 gene encoding CD226 antigen-like has protein sequence MAHATVFVCVCLLLSAASGQKKITAEDGQDVTLTCRAPNNNNIIAVKWSRADLGDKYVFLYKDKHFVLDNQHPSFKNRVDLQDRQMKAGDVSLILSNVTINDTGTYECRVIQTGTHGLKLISIIHLRVDPPDQNITAQTGETVTLPCQVPNNNFRVIEWRRPDLKPEIVLMYRDGEFVPDNQHPSYKNRVDLQDRQMKDGDVSLILKDVTIGDDGTYTCCVFMEETRSWKLINTITLTIDPPGQPREVTGDGRDKSESDGLIVALSVSAVLLVAAVVGFLIYRKRKQQQSRDSC, from the exons ATGGCTCATGCTACGGTTTTTGTCTGCGTTTGTCTTCTGCTGTCTGCAGCTTCAG ggcagaaaaaaatcacagctgAGGATGGACAGGATGTCACTCTGACATgccgagctccaaacaacaacaacatcatagctgtaaagtggagcagagctgacctgggagatAAATATGTCTTTTTGTACAAGGATAAGCATTTTGTTTTAgacaaccagcatccatcttttaagaaccgggtggatctgcaggacagacagatgaaggctggagacgtgtctttgattctgagcaatgtgacgattaatgacactggaacatacgagtgtcgtgtcATCCAGACAGGAACACATGGTCTGAAGCTTATCAGCATCATCCACCTGcgtgttgatcctccag atcAGAACATCACAGCTCAGACTGGAGAGACGGTTACTCTTCCATGTCAAGTTCCAAACAACAACTTCAGAGTCATAGAGTGGAGAAGACCTGACCTGAAGCCAGAAATAGTTCTCATGTACAGGGATGGGGAATTTGTTCCAgacaaccagcatccatcttataagaaccgggtggatctgcaggacagacagatgaaggatggagacgtgtctttgattctgaaggatgtgacgattGGTGATGATGGGACATACACGTGTTGTGTCTTCATGGAAGAAACACGCTCGTGGAAGCTCATCAATACCATAACACTGACaattgatcctccag gtcagccaAGAGAAGTCACAGGGGATGGAAGAGACAAGAGTGAATCTGATGGACTGATAGTTGCTCTATCAGTTTCTGCTGTGcttcttgttgctgctgttgttggatTTTTGATCTACAGAAAACGTAAACAACAGCAGAGTCGGGATTCATGTTAG